One stretch of Rhodospirillaceae bacterium DNA includes these proteins:
- a CDS encoding DUF2312 domain-containing protein, producing the protein MADSGADSGGIAADHLKSFIERIERLEEEKAAIANDVKEVYAEAKGTGFDTKIMRQIIRLRKMEPNDRAEQEELLDIYMRAVGMVA; encoded by the coding sequence ATGGCCGATTCAGGCGCCGATTCCGGTGGCATTGCTGCTGACCACCTCAAATCCTTCATCGAGCGCATCGAGCGCCTCGAGGAGGAAAAGGCCGCCATCGCCAATGACGTGAAGGAAGTCTATGCCGAAGCCAAGGGTACCGGCTTCGACACCAAGATCATGCGCCAGATCATCCGCCTGCGGAAAATGGAACCGAATGACCGCGCCGAGCAGGAAGAACTGCTCGACATCTACATGCGCGCTGTCGGGATGGTGGCTTAG
- a CDS encoding dipeptide ABC transporter ATP-binding protein: MSTAPLLSVNDLKVHFDVGRKRLFGGGHPAIVKAVDGVSFDLKPGETLGLVGESGCGKSTLGRAILRLLPLKGGRTVWLGQDLSKLEPDAMRNLRREMQIIFQDPLASLNPRMTVGQIIAEPMTTFQPNLKPAEVKDKVKAMMAKVGLLPNQINRYPHEFSGGQCQRIGIARAIINNPRLIVCDEPVSALDVSIQAQIVNLLMDLQQELGMSLIFISHNLAIVRHISHRVMVLYLGKVMEIADRDSLYSNPLHPYTQALNSAVPVPDPDVEQSKTRIVLKGDLPSPLNPPSGCPFRTRCPKATEICAQMMPDLVSAGPDHLVACHHAGPIGG; this comes from the coding sequence ATGAGCACCGCACCCTTGCTCTCCGTCAACGACCTCAAAGTTCATTTTGATGTCGGCCGCAAGCGCCTGTTCGGTGGTGGCCATCCGGCCATCGTGAAGGCAGTCGATGGCGTGTCGTTTGATCTCAAACCCGGCGAGACGCTGGGTCTGGTCGGTGAATCCGGCTGCGGCAAGTCGACCCTGGGTCGTGCGATCCTGCGCCTGTTGCCCCTGAAGGGCGGCCGCACGGTATGGCTGGGGCAAGATCTCTCGAAGCTTGAGCCGGATGCCATGCGCAATCTGCGGCGCGAGATGCAGATCATCTTCCAGGATCCGCTCGCCAGCCTCAATCCCAGGATGACGGTGGGCCAGATCATTGCCGAGCCGATGACCACCTTCCAGCCAAACCTGAAACCGGCCGAGGTGAAGGACAAGGTCAAGGCGATGATGGCGAAGGTCGGCCTGCTGCCCAACCAGATCAACCGCTATCCGCATGAATTCTCAGGCGGTCAGTGCCAGCGCATCGGCATCGCGCGCGCCATCATCAACAATCCGCGTCTTATCGTCTGCGACGAGCCGGTCTCGGCCCTCGACGTCTCGATCCAGGCGCAGATCGTCAACCTGCTGATGGATCTGCAGCAGGAGCTGGGCATGTCGCTCATCTTCATCTCGCACAATCTTGCCATCGTGCGGCATATCAGCCACCGGGTGATGGTGCTCTATCTGGGCAAGGTGATGGAGATCGCGGACCGGGATTCGCTCTACAGCAATCCTCTGCATCCCTACACGCAGGCACTGAACTCTGCCGTACCGGTGCCGGACCCCGATGTCGAGCAGAGCAAGACGCGCATCGTGTTGAAGGGCGACCTGCCTTCACCACTCAATCCGCCAAGTGGTTGCCCGTTCCGCACCCGCTGCCCGAAAGCCACGGAAATCTGCGCCCAAATGATGCCGGATCTGGTGTCAGCCGGACCCGATCACTTGGTGGCGTGCCACCATGCCGGGCCGATCGGGGGATAG
- a CDS encoding ATP-binding cassette domain-containing protein, with product MSNVLEVTNLSTTFSTPEGNVNAVNNVSFHINRGETLGIVGESGSGKSQIFMSIMGLLASNGRATGSVKVTGQEILGVARSDLNKVRGARMSMIFQDPMTSLNPYLTVRRQMTEVLMTHKGMDEAAAAAVSVRLLDRVQIPEAQRRINMHPHEFSGGMRQRVMIAMALLCGPELLIADEPTTALDVTVQAQILDLLSELRRDTGMAIALITHDLGAIAGLADRVMVMYAGSIVEEGAVRDIFKRPQHPYTEGLLKSMPRLDSHGLNRLETIGGQPPNLQNLPTGCAFRDRCQYAFERCAEERPMLHEIGTGRAKACHLERPLGPIVGDAA from the coding sequence ATGAGCAATGTTCTCGAAGTCACCAACCTCAGCACGACTTTCTCGACACCGGAAGGGAACGTCAACGCCGTCAACAATGTGTCGTTTCACATCAATCGCGGCGAAACTCTGGGCATTGTCGGTGAGTCCGGCTCTGGCAAGAGTCAGATTTTCATGTCGATCATGGGCCTGCTTGCCAGCAATGGCCGCGCCACCGGCTCGGTCAAGGTGACGGGCCAGGAAATCCTGGGTGTCGCCAGATCGGACCTCAACAAGGTCCGCGGCGCGCGCATGTCCATGATTTTCCAGGACCCGATGACCTCGCTCAATCCCTATCTTACCGTGCGTCGGCAGATGACCGAAGTACTGATGACTCATAAGGGAATGGACGAGGCAGCAGCGGCGGCGGTTTCGGTGCGCCTCCTCGACCGGGTGCAGATCCCGGAGGCCCAGCGGCGCATCAACATGCATCCCCATGAATTCTCGGGCGGCATGCGCCAACGCGTCATGATCGCCATGGCCCTGCTGTGCGGGCCGGAACTGCTCATCGCCGACGAACCCACGACGGCGCTTGATGTGACCGTCCAGGCGCAGATCCTTGATCTCCTTTCCGAATTGCGGCGCGACACCGGCATGGCGATTGCGCTCATCACCCATGATCTTGGCGCCATCGCCGGATTGGCCGACCGGGTGATGGTGATGTATGCGGGCTCGATCGTCGAGGAAGGTGCCGTCCGCGACATCTTCAAGCGGCCGCAGCATCCCTATACCGAGGGCTTGCTGAAATCGATGCCACGCCTCGACTCCCATGGCCTCAATCGGCTTGAGACGATCGGCGGACAGCCACCCAATCTGCAGAACCTGCCGACCGGCTGCGCGTTCCGCGACCGCTGCCAGTATGCGTTCGAGCGCTGTGCCGAGGAGCGGCCGATGCTCCATGAAATCGGCACCGGCCGCGCCAAGGCCTGCCATCTGGAACGACCGCTAGGTCCCATCGTCGGAGACGCCGCATGA
- a CDS encoding ABC transporter permease subunit has product MTDLALLAKQPEVKGRSLWVDAYRRFTHNKAAVVGLIVLTFITVVCFSSPYLGLRDPEEVDWSLPNLSIPPDFALGYYFGTDQNGRDLFTRTLYGGQVSLIVGFVATMVSLVIGTLWGASAGFVGGRVDNIMMRIVDILYSIPFVFFVILLTVVFGRNMVLIYVAIGAVSWLDMARIVRGQTIGIRRKEFIEAAHASGVSNWRIITRHIIPNCLGPVVVYMTLTVPAVILTESFLSFLGMGVQEPNSSWGTLISEGARSMDIAPWAVVFPSAVMVVTLLALNFVGDGLRDALDPKDR; this is encoded by the coding sequence ATGACTGACCTCGCCCTCCTCGCCAAGCAACCGGAGGTCAAGGGCCGCAGCCTGTGGGTGGATGCCTATCGACGCTTCACGCATAACAAGGCCGCGGTCGTCGGCCTTATCGTGCTGACTTTCATCACCGTCGTCTGCTTCAGTTCACCCTATCTTGGACTGCGCGATCCGGAGGAAGTGGATTGGAGCCTGCCCAATCTGAGTATCCCGCCCGATTTCGCTCTCGGATACTATTTTGGCACCGACCAGAATGGACGCGACCTCTTCACACGCACGCTTTACGGTGGTCAGGTTTCGCTCATCGTCGGCTTTGTAGCAACGATGGTCAGCCTGGTTATCGGTACATTGTGGGGCGCCTCAGCCGGCTTCGTCGGCGGCAGGGTCGACAATATCATGATGCGTATTGTCGACATTCTCTATTCGATCCCCTTTGTCTTCTTCGTCATCCTGCTGACTGTGGTGTTCGGCAGGAACATGGTGCTGATCTATGTTGCCATTGGCGCGGTGAGTTGGCTCGACATGGCGCGCATTGTGCGTGGCCAGACGATCGGGATTCGGCGCAAGGAGTTCATCGAAGCGGCTCATGCCAGCGGCGTTTCGAATTGGCGTATCATCACGCGCCACATCATTCCAAACTGCCTGGGTCCGGTGGTGGTTTACATGACCCTGACGGTGCCCGCGGTCATCCTGACCGAGAGCTTTCTCTCCTTCCTCGGCATGGGCGTACAGGAGCCCAATTCCTCCTGGGGCACATTGATCAGTGAAGGTGCCCGGTCCATGGATATCGCGCCGTGGGCCGTTGTGTTTCCGAGCGCGGTCATGGTCGTAACCTTGCTCGCTCTTAACTTCGTTGGTGATGGTCTGCGCGATGCGCTCGACCCCAAAGATCGCTGA